A genomic window from Glycine max cultivar Williams 82 chromosome 17, Glycine_max_v4.0, whole genome shotgun sequence includes:
- the LOC100797747 gene encoding uncharacterized protein: MRKTLASAFRSKGHIILTVASSGITSLLLSEGRTAHSIFAIPVLTLQNSTCNVLQGSELAELLKLTKLIIWDEAPMAHKFCFEALDKSLRDIMNSSNNGDFPFDGKFVVFGGDFRKILPIIPRGTRSDIVNATINAFYL, from the coding sequence ATGCGGAAGACACTAGCCTCTGCATTTCGTTCAAAGGGACATATTATTTTAACAGTTGCATCAAGTGGCATAACATCCTTATTGTTGTCTGAGGGAAGAACTGCACACTCAATCTTTGCAATCCCTGTTCTTACCTTGCAAAACTCAACTTGCAATGTTCTTCAGGGTAGTGAACTTGCTGAGCTTTTGAAGCTCACAAAGCTTATAATTTGGGATGAGGCTCCAATGGCTCATAAGTTTTGCTTTGAGGCATTAGACAAAAGCCTTAGAGACATCATGAATTCCTCTAATAATGGAGATTTTCCATTTGATGGAAAGTTTGTTGTATTTGGTGGTGACTTTAGGAAAATTCTCCCCATCATTCCAAGAGGTACTAGATCTGATATTGTCAATGCTACTATCAATGCCTTTTACCTTTGA